From Spirochaetales bacterium, a single genomic window includes:
- a CDS encoding fibronectin type III domain-containing protein — translation MKNRLEKRYREIIRLVWFAAGLLCLSGCPSHVEDDDNPMPASPSGLSVVSSATDSIELSWIDNADNETGFVIEYKTNFSDFKTAATLDADTTEYTHEDLLPGTRYTYRIMAFNNAGSSGFSPEINVMTEEIPHEPPSAPDDLVAAVLSAHEIRLEWTDTADNEAGFVIEARSSEEDIFTEIKTVSRDTRQTVIGSLSHSTTYFFRIKARNAAGDSAYTGPASATTLTPQPVPPSPPESFTAILSASSSIVLSWSDSSDIEEGFRIFRRSGGNADFEVITVLGPDTTAYRDEGLESFTVYTYRICAFNDTGDSAFVETSSIVTGLKIPSDINTLGGSVSAVVIRWDSIPEADGYSVYRSESTAGSYTDISGTIGETVYSDAKAVPGKLYYYKIMAHAAAGDSDLSPAVSGYRVLDAPARCSVEADDDNDRITVTFDGVDGADRYEIERSTNGSSFSDVTMTTGTRYNDESAENGQAYYYRVRAYADSSRSYGDFIRSERVFLLLASPDDIRASDGTSEDYVEISWKSIDNADRYEVERSTSTGGSYSEIGRSTSTSYRDTQAQPGKQYYYRARGYNTGTGNGKYSGYDPGHRKLECPSSVEAADGTSLFNIGVEWDDVYGADQYILYRSASRNGSYAKIADRLTAERYTDTSCSPGILYYYKVKAYASSSGSESDFSPDDTGYRKLEEPGHITASRGDTTYSIRVTWNRVDGADSYIIYRKSESSSFREYDDSGTTSFIDDDCTPGLLYTYKVMAYSESSDSTSDLSYDQDEGYADLSRPSMASVTIYEIFHEVRLSWYDVDGATDYDVYCNGRKLGRTILSIYTHTSAPEGTNCYYIIAYASSARIYSDESSSRCVNVEYDE, via the coding sequence ATGAAAAACAGGCTTGAAAAACGATATAGAGAAATAATCCGTCTCGTATGGTTTGCCGCCGGTCTCCTTTGTTTATCAGGATGTCCTTCGCATGTGGAGGACGACGATAATCCGATGCCGGCTTCGCCGAGCGGGCTTTCCGTTGTATCGTCCGCGACCGATTCCATCGAACTTTCCTGGATCGATAATGCCGATAATGAAACCGGCTTTGTTATCGAATACAAAACAAATTTCTCGGACTTTAAGACGGCGGCGACACTCGATGCCGATACAACGGAATACACACACGAAGACCTTCTTCCCGGGACACGCTACACATACCGGATCATGGCCTTCAATAACGCGGGGTCGTCAGGGTTTTCCCCTGAAATAAATGTCATGACGGAGGAGATCCCTCATGAACCGCCGTCAGCCCCGGATGACCTCGTTGCCGCTGTATTATCCGCGCATGAGATACGACTCGAATGGACCGATACAGCCGATAATGAGGCCGGATTTGTTATCGAAGCACGTTCCTCCGAAGAGGATATCTTTACCGAAATAAAAACGGTCTCCAGGGACACGCGCCAGACCGTCATTGGTTCGCTTTCACATAGCACAACATATTTCTTCCGTATCAAGGCCAGAAACGCTGCGGGGGATTCGGCATATACCGGACCTGCCTCGGCAACAACCCTGACGCCTCAACCGGTTCCTCCCTCACCACCGGAGAGTTTTACGGCGATCCTTTCTGCAAGCAGCAGTATCGTTCTTTCATGGTCTGATTCATCAGATATCGAAGAAGGATTCAGGATTTTCCGCCGGAGTGGGGGAAACGCCGATTTTGAGGTGATTACCGTTTTGGGTCCGGATACGACTGCCTATCGTGATGAAGGCCTCGAAAGCTTTACCGTCTATACGTACAGGATCTGCGCTTTCAACGATACGGGAGACTCGGCCTTTGTGGAAACCTCTTCCATTGTCACCGGATTGAAAATCCCTTCGGACATCAATACGTTGGGCGGTTCGGTCTCTGCTGTCGTCATCAGATGGGACTCGATTCCCGAAGCAGACGGATATTCGGTATACCGGAGTGAATCGACGGCAGGAAGCTATACGGATATAAGCGGAACGATCGGTGAAACGGTCTATTCTGATGCAAAGGCAGTGCCGGGAAAACTCTATTACTACAAGATCATGGCCCATGCGGCCGCGGGCGACAGTGATTTGAGTCCCGCTGTATCCGGCTATCGGGTACTCGATGCCCCGGCGAGATGTAGCGTCGAAGCAGATGATGATAACGACCGGATTACCGTTACTTTCGACGGCGTCGATGGGGCGGACAGGTACGAGATCGAACGTTCCACGAACGGTTCCAGCTTTTCGGATGTCACCATGACAACCGGAACGCGCTATAACGACGAGTCGGCTGAAAACGGACAAGCCTATTATTACCGTGTTCGCGCCTATGCCGATTCATCGCGGTCTTACGGCGATTTTATCAGATCGGAAAGGGTTTTTTTGCTTCTCGCTTCACCGGATGATATCCGGGCATCGGACGGGACATCGGAAGATTATGTCGAGATTAGCTGGAAAAGCATCGACAACGCGGACAGGTACGAGGTCGAACGAAGCACATCAACAGGCGGCTCGTATTCCGAAATCGGCAGGTCGACATCGACAAGCTACAGGGACACCCAGGCCCAGCCGGGGAAGCAGTATTATTACCGTGCAAGGGGATACAACACGGGAACCGGGAACGGGAAATACAGCGGTTATGATCCCGGTCACAGAAAACTCGAATGTCCTTCGTCCGTCGAGGCGGCGGACGGAACAAGCCTTTTCAATATCGGTGTCGAGTGGGACGATGTGTACGGTGCCGATCAATATATCCTCTACCGTTCCGCAAGCCGCAATGGGTCATATGCGAAAATCGCCGACAGGTTGACGGCCGAACGTTATACCGACACTTCATGCAGTCCCGGCATCCTGTACTACTATAAGGTCAAGGCGTATGCGAGCAGCTCGGGATCGGAAAGCGATTTCAGTCCTGACGATACCGGATACCGCAAACTCGAGGAACCCGGCCATATCACCGCATCCCGCGGGGACACCACTTACAGCATAAGAGTAACCTGGAACAGGGTGGACGGCGCCGACAGCTACATCATCTACAGGAAATCGGAGAGTTCATCTTTCAGGGAATATGATGATAGCGGGACGACATCGTTTATCGATGACGACTGTACCCCGGGACTCCTCTATACCTACAAGGTCATGGCATACTCGGAATCGTCGGATTCCACGAGCGATTTGAGTTATGATCAGGATGAAGGCTATGCTGACCTGAGCAGGCCGAGTATGGCTTCCGTCACCATATACGAGATATTCCATGAGGTACGCCTCAGCTGGTACGATGTTGATGGCGCGACGGACTATGACGTTTACTGCAATGGCAGGAAATTGGGAAGAACCATTTTATCGATTTATACCCATACGAGCGCGCCCGAAGGAACAAATTGCTATTACATCATCGCCTACGCATCGAGTGCCCGTATATACAGTGACGAAAGTTCCTCGCGGTGCGTCAATGTGGAGTATGATGAATGA
- a CDS encoding proline--tRNA ligase — translation MSQNEKTAISPTRNDDYPSWYQQVVKAADLAEASPVRGCMVIKPWGYSIWENIQRTLDRMFKDTGHTNAYFPLFIPLSFLEKEAEHVEGFAKECAVVTHHRLEAGEDGKLVPAGKLAEPLVVRPTSETIIGAMFSKWVQSYRDLPLLINQWANIVRWEMRTRLFLRTTEFLWQEGHTVHARKEEAQEETMKMLDVYEDFCENYLAMPVIKGEKTASERFPGAVSTYCIEAMMQDRKALQAGTSHFLGQNFARASEIMFLNTSGEQEYAYTTSWGVSTRLVGGVVMTHGDDNGLVLPPKIAPSHIVVLPVIHKEESKADVLNYCEKLVGELKERSFDSAPLKVEFDTRDIRGGEKTWSWIKKGIPIWVEIGPRDVANGAVFTARRDREKWGKKSYGKAEFIREAPRILEDIQNNLLSKADDYRTAHTKRIDSKEAFYDFFTPKNTEKPEIHGGFALCHWSGEESVEEQVKNDLNVTIRCIPLEAGEEDGTCVISGKPSKRRVIFAKAY, via the coding sequence ATGAGTCAGAATGAGAAAACGGCAATTTCACCCACACGGAACGACGACTATCCGTCATGGTACCAGCAGGTCGTCAAGGCGGCCGACCTCGCCGAAGCATCGCCGGTTCGCGGCTGCATGGTGATCAAACCCTGGGGATACAGCATTTGGGAGAACATACAGCGCACCCTCGACCGTATGTTCAAGGACACCGGGCACACGAACGCGTATTTCCCTCTCTTTATCCCATTGAGTTTTCTCGAAAAGGAAGCCGAACATGTCGAGGGATTCGCGAAAGAATGCGCTGTCGTCACCCATCACCGGCTCGAAGCGGGAGAGGACGGAAAACTGGTACCCGCGGGGAAACTTGCCGAACCGCTTGTCGTCAGGCCTACATCGGAGACGATTATCGGGGCGATGTTTTCAAAATGGGTGCAGTCTTACAGGGACCTTCCCCTGCTTATCAACCAGTGGGCGAATATCGTGCGGTGGGAAATGAGGACAAGGCTTTTTCTGCGAACAACGGAGTTTCTCTGGCAGGAAGGACACACGGTCCACGCGAGGAAGGAAGAGGCACAGGAAGAGACCATGAAAATGCTCGATGTGTATGAGGATTTTTGCGAAAACTACCTTGCCATGCCCGTTATCAAGGGTGAAAAAACAGCGTCCGAACGTTTCCCCGGTGCCGTTTCGACGTATTGTATCGAAGCGATGATGCAGGACAGAAAGGCCCTCCAGGCCGGAACATCCCATTTTCTTGGTCAGAACTTCGCGCGGGCATCGGAAATCATGTTCCTCAATACATCGGGCGAACAGGAATACGCATACACGACATCGTGGGGTGTTTCGACCCGCCTTGTCGGCGGGGTGGTCATGACCCACGGCGACGACAATGGTCTCGTACTTCCCCCGAAGATCGCGCCCTCTCATATCGTTGTCCTTCCCGTTATACACAAGGAAGAGTCAAAAGCCGACGTCCTCAATTACTGTGAGAAGCTGGTCGGTGAGTTGAAAGAACGTTCCTTTGATTCCGCACCGCTCAAAGTCGAATTCGACACCCGCGACATCCGCGGGGGCGAAAAAACCTGGTCATGGATAAAGAAGGGAATCCCAATCTGGGTCGAAATAGGCCCGCGCGATGTGGCGAACGGCGCCGTGTTCACAGCGCGCCGTGACAGGGAAAAGTGGGGCAAAAAAAGCTACGGGAAAGCGGAGTTTATCCGGGAAGCGCCCCGGATACTGGAAGACATTCAGAATAACCTTCTCTCAAAAGCCGACGACTACAGAACCGCACATACCAAACGAATCGATTCAAAAGAAGCATTCTACGATTTTTTCACTCCCAAAAACACTGAAAAACCGGAAATCCACGGCGGTTTCGCGCTTTGTCACTGGAGCGGAGAGGAGTCGGTCGAAGAACAGGTTAAGAACGACCTCAATGTCACGATACGCTGTATCCCTCTCGAAGCGGGTGAAGAAGACGGCACATGCGTCATCAGCGGAAAACCGAGCAAACGGCGGGTTATTTTCGCGAAAGCGTATTAG
- a CDS encoding M15 family metallopeptidase — protein sequence MRHSFIISVLMMIISILLAMVLFVSDPAFVYASGTKKGIPAGLLKLKKTYPDQIESVTPEGLMFFDGEFMAYDDEVNGKDFEAMLDSPDLEDQMSFPYPRGRSYTVPIPENVDPGRIRYEPFFKKIYGKTKDEVTGHLVTIRWMPRTSNIPLKVTTVNDVHKRLLEISAECDRLPEDLKPMVSKPGGSFCYRNIRKTNRLSMHSFGIAIDITVRYSDYWLWDEPDSSGLYAYKNRIPLDIVEIFEKHGFIWGGKWYHYDTMHFEYRPELLIEEERGFENESE from the coding sequence ATGAGACATAGCTTCATCATTTCTGTATTAATGATGATCATTTCCATTCTGCTTGCCATGGTGTTATTTGTATCCGACCCGGCTTTTGTCTACGCCTCCGGCACAAAGAAGGGAATACCTGCAGGACTGCTCAAACTCAAAAAAACCTATCCCGATCAGATCGAGTCGGTTACCCCGGAAGGCCTTATGTTCTTTGACGGAGAGTTCATGGCTTATGACGATGAGGTGAACGGCAAGGATTTCGAGGCAATGCTCGATTCACCCGATCTCGAAGACCAGATGAGTTTCCCCTACCCCCGGGGGCGGTCGTACACCGTCCCGATACCGGAAAACGTCGATCCCGGCAGGATCAGGTACGAACCCTTTTTCAAAAAGATATACGGCAAGACCAAAGACGAGGTGACGGGCCATCTTGTGACCATTCGATGGATGCCCCGAACATCGAATATTCCACTCAAGGTGACTACGGTCAATGACGTTCATAAACGCCTTTTGGAAATATCGGCCGAATGCGACCGGCTCCCCGAAGACCTCAAGCCGATGGTGAGTAAACCCGGAGGGAGCTTCTGCTACCGTAACATCAGGAAAACGAACAGGTTGAGCATGCACAGCTTCGGGATCGCGATCGACATTACCGTCAGGTATTCTGATTACTGGCTGTGGGATGAACCTGATAGCTCGGGATTATACGCATATAAAAACCGGATACCCCTTGACATTGTCGAAATATTCGAAAAACATGGTTTCATCTGGGGAGGTAAATGGTATCACTACGATACGATGCATTTTGAATACCGTCCGGAATTATTAATCGAAGAAGAAAGAGGATTTGAAAATGAGTCAGAATGA
- a CDS encoding aspartyl protease family protein encodes MSKRSPRGIIFLACIVLFYSCAERPDRGEIEKYLRSADLDETGVTGEREKEITRARMLYHAGYFEEAKALCSELIREEETESDILFLMSELYYLYGRYTDAEALLHRILMNHSDDAANRIRAKLSLLFIYYQTNRYEEGKHLFEGEGNIILPYCELMKAFGDEKPYRIEWMREGEDKKTAVPFVFTDPLPLLQVEIGGTSIGVLIDTGGDLLIIDTDVSERLGVKPFSSITGVFGGGKKTEIELSKIDSLVIGDVVIHSVPVWILPVAQFSPMYKQSDVSIGGIIGTGVLHQFLSTIDYLNGRLILRPKSEKSVRTMFDENRNKTITEIPMYLWATHKIMAKGSLNGKNNLIFFVDSGLASEAAFIAPEQTLRYAGIPLPEMRIPDESIKGGAEGFWPIGYFHVDKLGLGGLVQYDVKGDFGTLGKETYWEDAGGLSVGFIQDGLISHQFLRQYDSWTIDFDGMKMIVTDS; translated from the coding sequence ATGAGTAAAAGAAGCCCTCGCGGCATTATTTTTCTCGCATGCATCGTACTGTTTTACTCCTGTGCCGAAAGACCGGACAGGGGAGAAATCGAAAAATATCTGCGAAGCGCCGACCTCGATGAAACCGGCGTTACCGGCGAAAGGGAAAAGGAGATAACCCGTGCACGGATGCTTTATCACGCGGGATACTTCGAAGAGGCGAAAGCGTTGTGTTCGGAGTTGATTCGGGAAGAAGAAACGGAAAGCGACATACTCTTCTTAATGTCGGAACTTTATTATTTATACGGCCGATATACCGATGCCGAAGCATTGCTTCATCGAATATTGATGAACCATTCTGATGACGCGGCTAACAGGATACGGGCAAAGTTGAGTCTTCTCTTTATCTATTATCAGACGAACAGGTATGAAGAAGGGAAGCATCTTTTTGAAGGAGAAGGCAACATCATTCTTCCGTACTGTGAACTCATGAAAGCATTCGGGGACGAAAAACCCTACCGGATTGAATGGATGAGGGAAGGGGAAGACAAAAAGACGGCGGTTCCGTTTGTTTTCACCGATCCGCTGCCCCTCCTTCAGGTTGAGATCGGCGGCACCTCGATAGGCGTTCTGATCGATACGGGGGGCGATCTTCTCATTATCGACACCGACGTCTCGGAACGGCTCGGGGTAAAACCGTTCTCTTCGATTACCGGTGTCTTCGGCGGCGGAAAAAAAACCGAGATCGAACTTTCAAAAATCGATTCTCTGGTTATCGGGGATGTCGTTATACACTCGGTCCCGGTCTGGATATTACCTGTTGCACAATTTTCACCAATGTACAAGCAAAGCGATGTTTCGATCGGCGGTATTATCGGAACCGGGGTGCTTCACCAGTTTTTATCCACAATCGATTACCTGAACGGCAGACTCATCCTTCGTCCGAAATCGGAAAAAAGCGTTCGAACAATGTTCGATGAAAACCGTAATAAAACAATAACGGAAATTCCGATGTATCTCTGGGCCACGCACAAAATCATGGCAAAGGGCAGCCTGAACGGGAAGAATAACCTCATCTTTTTCGTCGATTCGGGTCTCGCGAGTGAAGCCGCGTTTATCGCTCCTGAACAGACACTCCGGTACGCTGGCATCCCGCTGCCTGAAATGCGGATCCCCGATGAATCGATAAAAGGCGGCGCTGAAGGATTTTGGCCGATCGGGTATTTCCATGTCGATAAACTCGGACTGGGCGGGCTTGTGCAGTACGATGTCAAAGGAGATTTTGGAACACTCGGGAAAGAGACCTACTGGGAAGACGCCGGCGGGCTGTCCGTCGGTTTTATCCAGGACGGACTCATATCGCATCAATTTCTTCGCCAATACGATTCATGGACGATCGATTTTGACGGAATGAAGATGATAGTCACTGATTCTTGA